CCCAGTCCCTTCCacaggctggggctgcaggaggtgcCCGCCGGTGCGAGGGCGAGGGCTCACCCTGCCAGGGCGGCTGCAGGAGAACGGCCCCAGGGCAGCTGCAGCCGGAGCatccccaggggcagggacaggcagcagggacaggagggtgcgggggggtgcgaggggcagcctgggcaggggggcaggggtgTCCCGGCGGCCACGGCCCCTCCGTCCCCTCGCCCCGTGCTCACCCCCGGGGCGCTCCTTGGCTTTGGCGGGCACTGAGGTAGGGAGCAGCTGGAAGGAGCTGGCGTCCACGTCGTCCTCCTCCAGGTCGTTGAGGCTGTAGACCTCCTCCAGGTCGGTGTCCAGCTGCCTGAAGTCTTTGGTGAGCACCCCGGGACGGGGCACCAGGATCCCCCCCAGGTTGGGCCGTGCCAGCTGCTGCCAGTGGTGGAGTgtcacagagcctggggggacacacacagccGGGGCAGCTCAGCCGGTGTTGGGGGACCCTTCCAGCACCACACAGCGGGAAGCCCCCTCCACCCCTCACCTTCCAGGGGCTTCACGATCTGCAGCTTGTCGGGCAGGTAGGTGAGGGAGCCGAGGGAGAAGCCGGAGCCGGCTGTGAGCTCGGAGCCCCCCGAGTAGTTGGTCCCAGTGGAGACGATGCTCTCGTCGGGGGTGAGGAAGCCGCTGGAGCCCTCCCCGTCCCTCAGCCGCCACAGCTTGTGCTCCCGCTCCGCCTCGAAGAAGGAGCGCTCCTCCGAGGCATGGCTCTGCTGCCGCGCCGACAGCCGCTGCACCGCGGCCTCCAGGTCCTGCTGCCCCGGGGCCCTGCCAGGGGGCAACAGAGTCAGGGTGCTGGTGGCCACGGTCCCACACCGCACCCCTCCATGCTGCGCCAGACCCCAGCCGGCAGCGGGCTCCAGCTGGGTCTGCGCCCCCTGCCCCAGGCTTGTGGGGGAATTAACGTTCTGATGTGATCAAGACCTCGCCAACACCCCAGCTCCTGCACAGGGCTCTGTCCCGCCCGAGCCCCCCCTGTGGCACTCACCGGGTGCCCTCGGAGCCGGAGCAGACGGTGCGGGGGGTGCTGGCCCCCCCGGAGGGGGCGGCTGACAACTGCTTGGAGCCCGGCATGTTGTGGGGAGACTCAGAGCAAGACTTGGCTTTGGCCGCCTGGTTCACCGCTTTCACCGTCTCAAAGACACGCAGGTAGCTCCTGCGGGCAGGAAGCGGGCAGGGATGGACCCTTCAGCcagcccccccgggaccccccctcTCATGGCCCAGCACCAGCCACTGGTGCTGGCACTTGCCTGTAGTCTGAGGAGGAGCTGTCTGTCCCCTTCCTCATCATCCCCTTGATCTCAGCCGCCAGCGAGTCCTGGAGACACAGGGGACCCTGCGTCAGCAGAGGGGAGAGtggagcccccccgccccccccccccgctgccccccactCACCACGGGCAGGAGGCTGGTCGCGCCGTAGCGGCTGACGGTGCTGTTGGGGAGGCTGCGGCCGCGCAGGTTCTTGACCTCCTCCTGGGcctcctgcagcatccccccGCACTCGGCGTACTTCTCCTGCAGGTCCCGCAGCTGCGGGCACGGGCGCAGCTCAAACACGGCCCCggtggcagcagggcaggacccTCCACCCCCCGGggcaccccctccccgggctcaCCTCCATccggagctgctgctgcacctcctTGGCCAGGGCCAGGTGCTGCTGGAGCTCCTCCACCTCCGAGCCGTACtgtgggcaggagcaggcagggcaggcaggtcaGGCAGGtcaggcagctgtgccctgcacccccccagcaccctccggCAGGGGCGGGGGACACCCACCGTGCGGCACTTGTGCTGCAGGTCGACGACCTGCGCCAGGAGCTGGCTGATCTCCTCCTGCTGCCGCGCCGTGTCCTCGGCCTTGCGGGCCAGCTCGTCCGAGAGGTAAACGACCTGCTGGCTGGCTTCGGCTGCAGAAAGCCCCGGGCCTGTCACCGCTGGGGACAGCCCCCCAGCCCGTGCAGGGATCCTGGGCAGCACCTGCAGacccccccctgcccagcccaaGCCCAGAGCAGAGttaccccccccccagccccacgtaCAGAACTGCTCCACACAGTCGATcatcagctgctgctcctggtCCTCGTACTGAGAGGTCTTGGTTGCGATGCTGGCGGCCTGGGGGAGAGCGTAGGAGGGGCTGAGCACgatgggcaggagctgcagccccccccccgggggcagCTCAGGGCACCCCAGCCACAACCACCCTGAGAgggacacccccctgccagcTCCGCTCACCTCCATGCGAAGCTTCTGGTTCTCCTCCTCCAGGCACTTGAGTTTCTGCTGCAGCGTGTCGTACTGGAAGTACTGCTGCAGGGACAGCGAGGACTCGTGCCGGCGcagcctggggacagcagggagggCGCTGAGCACCTGCAGCGCGGGCAGGATGGGGCTGCCcgcccagccccctgcccactCCCTGCGGCTCCCAGGCAGGCGTCTACAGTGACCCAGCTCCGTGGGGCTGGACCCACGGCCACCGTGGGAGGGAAAAGAGCtccagccccagtgcccccccagggatggtgacagcTCCTGCCCAACGCCTCTGCCTGGCCCCccaggggcagccctgccccagcgaGCAGCAGGATGGGGACCCCCCACTCACGGGGTGGAGGTGGCGGAGGTGGGCTCGCTCTCCTCCGTCGTGGTGGTGTAGAAGTGGAGCAGATCGTCCCGCATGGAGACCTCGTGGCGCAGCTGCGCAATCTGGGAGGGGAAGAGGCCTCAGGGCACAGCCGGGGGGGGCCACAGCCACTCACAGCCCCCAGGCCGAGGCCAGGACCCCCCGTACCCACGGGCCATCACCTCCTCTTTGGCCAactccagctgctcctccaggaGCTCGTTGCGCTCGGTCAGGCTCCGGTTCTGTTTCAGCAGGGACTGCCCGATGCGCGCCGCCAGCTCCAGGTCCCGCTCCTTCTGCAAGGGCAGGTCTGCCTCAGCTgggccctgcccctgccctcgcCCCCCCGCGGTCCCCAGCGTACCTCATCCAGCAGGTTGGTGACGGCATCGATGTCGTGGTAGGTCTTTGTGATCCTGACCACGCGCTCAGCGCACAGGACTGGGGGAGAAGGGTGAAGGGTGAACCCCTGCactgggggggggcggcccgggggctcAGCACCGTCCCCCCGCTGCCTCCTGTCACTGCTCCCCATCAGCAACGCGGGGGGTTACACAGCAGAGTGAGGGGGGGGTGGGTGCTGCAGGCCCACAACGCCGCTCCACTGGTCACAAAAAGGTCCTTTTATCTGCTCGGCAGCACCAGGGATGCGACAGCACCACGGGAAATGGGGTACTCCCACCTCACCCCCCAACCCTGCCCGCATCTTGGGGCGGCAGGAAAGGTGCTGAGCCCCCCTCGCTGCACCCACCACCCCAGCCCGGACACAGCGCCAGCCCCACCGCAGGacactgggatggggaggagggacgggaaaggcagcagagacaggATTGGAGGTGACATCTCCAGCAAAAACCAGGCTGGAGCTCCAGCAGGAGCAGTGGTGGGTGGCAGCGTGCCGAGCCGGGCAGCGTCCCCTCCAatctgtccccagcccccccccgccgtctCCCCTGGCCCTGCCCTACTTTCTCCCCGCAGACGTTGGCCGAGGCAGAGCCGAGCGCGTCCTCCCGGGATGCTGCACCCCGCACCCACCCCGCACCCACCcgctgcccctccagcagcgCGGCGACCCCTGCTCTGCGCGAGGGGGCAAAGGCGgctgcaggcaggtgctcagcgGGCTGCGCCCCGGCTAAAGCCCTGCCTCCCCCCGGCCGCTACCGGGGTGTCGGGCAGGGAGAGGTGGCACAAGGACGGGGACGTCTGTGTCCCCCCCGCACCAATCCTGCCACTGCGCCCGCAGAAGCTGCCAGACAGCGCCAGGACGCACCCGGACGGCCGGAGGGAGCCGGCAGCGAGCGCGAAGCCCTGGGCCCTGCCCGCACCCCGAGCCCTGAGCCCTGCCCGCACCCCGAGCCCTGAGCCCTGCCCGCACCCCGCAGTCGCTCCCTCCAGATGTTCGACCGCCCCACGGGcttgtgcctcggtttcccccgGCAGAGCGGCGCTGGCAGCGCTCGGGGCCTCGtcccgtgtccccagccccggccgggcagACAAAGCGGGTTACGGGGAGCGGCTCAGCCACGCAAATCCCATTACGCTGCCCCAGCCGGGGTTGTGTAACCGTGGCCGTGCCCCCACCCGCCACCCCCGACCCGTCCCCACCGCCCCGGGCGCTGGCCCTGCACCCCAGCGGGCACGTACCCCatggggagcggggggaggctggggctgggcttggccccccctccccacgcccCGACAGGGCCTGCTCCCCGCAGGGGTCCCCAACTGCACCTTGTCAGGCCCCTGAGCCGTTAATTGGAAATAATTAGAGCATGAGCATCGTTACAGTTTGAGCAAGGGGCAGGCCCTGGGAGACACTGGGGGCTGCAGCGCCGGCAAACacgtaaacacacacacacacacccccgcccaTCCGCGGGCCTGATCCAGCGCGATGCGGGGACCCGCACCCCACGGGAGGACAGacgccccccccatccccacgggCACACGCAGACCCGGCGCGGGCCCCTCACCCCATCCCTCTGCCACCACCACGGCAGGGACAACCCTCCCTGGGCTCGGGGTGACCCCGGGACCCCCCAAAGGACcaggcagcagcttccctgggaCGGAGCTCTGcgagggggggccggggggggccgcggaccccgcggcggggagcgggaaATGCGCGGCCGGGAAGGGCGACGGCTCCAGCTCGGGGGGAGAGACCCCGGCCCcggtccccccggcccccctcaccttcctcCAGCTCCCGGGCGATGGGGTCGgtgccgccgccccgctccgccttCCCGCTCGGCTCCTCGTAGGCGGCGGGGCTGCTCCAGATCTCCATCGCGCCCAGGCGAGCCGAGCCCAGCTGAGCCCACCGCAGCCAGGCGAGCCgagctcagctcagcccagcccagccccgccgggcgCTCCCGCCCCTATTTATAGGGTCGCCCCGTCCGCGGGCACCTGCCCGAGCGCGTC
This window of the Strix uralensis isolate ZFMK-TIS-50842 chromosome 22, bStrUra1, whole genome shotgun sequence genome carries:
- the HAP1 gene encoding huntingtin-associated protein 1 isoform X1 codes for the protein MEIWSSPAAYEEPSGKAERGGGTDPIARELEEVLCAERVVRITKTYHDIDAVTNLLDEKERDLELAARIGQSLLKQNRSLTERNELLEEQLELAKEEIAQLRHEVSMRDDLLHFYTTTTEESEPTSATSTPLRRHESSLSLQQYFQYDTLQQKLKCLEEENQKLRMEAASIATKTSQYEDQEQQLMIDCVEQFSEASQQVVYLSDELARKAEDTARQQEEISQLLAQVVDLQHKCRTYGSEVEELQQHLALAKEVQQQLRMELRDLQEKYAECGGMLQEAQEEVKNLRGRSLPNSTVSRYGATSLLPVDSLAAEIKGMMRKGTDSSSSDYRSYLRVFETVKAVNQAAKAKSCSESPHNMPGSKQLSAAPSGGASTPRTVCSGSEGTRAPGQQDLEAAVQRLSARQQSHASEERSFFEAEREHKLWRLRDGEGSSGFLTPDESIVSTGTNYSGGSELTAGSGFSLGSLTYLPDKLQIVKPLEGSVTLHHWQQLARPNLGGILVPRPGVLTKDFRQLDTDLEEVYSLNDLEEDDVDASSFQLLPTSVPAKAKERPGVFLSVNNLPQTPSTFTVTTCHILHPTTEITTVTPSLYNAVVPSCGPFEGLSLGTPSPEPSCPVLPPGPGPPSTPLGLVRLLLVRGISASVPGPGTWWAPLLPPQHTDSQPFPAPGGQHRPPPRSSIFSLNLVEKLRRLGLDKVVARGEMSYARGERRAAWGAPT
- the HAP1 gene encoding huntingtin-associated protein 1 isoform X2, whose product is MEIWSSPAAYEEPSGKAERGGGTDPIARELEEVLCAERVVRITKTYHDIDAVTNLLDEKERDLELAARIGQSLLKQNRSLTERNELLEEQLELAKEEIAQLRHEVSMRDDLLHFYTTTTEESEPTSATSTPLRRHESSLSLQQYFQYDTLQQKLKCLEEENQKLRMEAASIATKTSQYEDQEQQLMIDCVEQFSEASQQVVYLSDELARKAEDTARQQEEISQLLAQVVDLQHKCRTYGSEVEELQQHLALAKEVQQQLRMELRDLQEKYAECGGMLQEAQEEVKNLRGRSLPNSTVSRYGATSLLPVDSLAAEIKGMMRKGTDSSSSDYRSYLRVFETVKAVNQAAKAKSCSESPHNMPGSKQLSAAPSGGASTPRTVCSGSEGTRAPGQQDLEAAVQRLSARQQSHASEERSFFEAEREHKLWRLRDGEGSSGFLTPDESIVSTGTNYSGGSELTAGSGFSLGSLTYLPDKLQIVKPLEGSVTLHHWQQLARPNLGGILVPRPGVLTKDFRQLDTDLEEVYSLNDLEEDDVDASSFQLLPTSVPAKAKERPGVCITPSCLLVGPLRG